DNA sequence from the Nicotiana tomentosiformis chromosome 3, ASM39032v3, whole genome shotgun sequence genome:
ataatatactggagatcggtgcacctgtgtatgaacttccaatatattatgctggaccggtatattatactcgAACTcctgtatattatgctagaaATCCATtatacttatgctggaactccagtatattatgatagagttccagtatacttatgctggaacttcagtataatatgctggagttccagtatacttatgcGGGAATTTCAGTTTATTGTGCTGgagtattttttggattttgaatagtgttttcgttcaaatttatctttatatgaaaagtggctaaatttcgattactttcgAAATTGTGGCTACTTTTGAATGACACTTGTAAATaggactattttttaatttctcggGCTGCTTTCTTAAAACAAAGACTGGGCCTTTGAAGTATGAAATATGAATCAAGGGCTTTTACAATAGCAATAGCTTCTCcatttcttttcttcttattGTTCTTCTCGTCTTCCTCTGTTTCTGTTTGTTAAGTCTCCACAATGCTCTCTCGTTTCATCTCCAAATCGTCACACCTCCGACTCTTAACCCTGCTTCCTTCCAAAACCCACttcttaaaccctaaacccattTCCCCTATACCCTCTTTTCCCATTCCCAAGCCATATTTCTTCCCCAACAACTCCCATTTCTTCTCCACAGGTAACAACAACAATGGAAAAGATTCAGAGCCATCATCTTCTGATTTGTGGAAACTTTCTTCTGAAACTGATCAATCACTGTTCAATGAAGACATAGAAAGTGTTGAGGGTATAGAAACGCAGGTTCTTGATGATGGGTCTTGGGCTAAACAAGAACAAGAAGAGAGTGGTGATGTGTTTAAAGAAAATAAGGGTGTTGGTGGAAGTGGGGAGGATGAGATTTGGGCAACCGCTGAAGGGTATAATAAAGCTTGGACTTTTGATGTGGAAGGTGAAGGAGAGAAAGTGTTTGAAGTTGGAGAAGAAGAGGTTAAAGTAGAAACTGAAATGAAGGGTTTTGAAGAGGAGGGCAAAGTTGAGAATGCAGAGGAGAAAAAGCTTCTTGAATTGGAAGAGAAAGCTCTTACTGAGGTTCTTAAAGGTAATTCTTTTTTTAGTAGCTTGTTTCAAATTGTTTTTTCCTTGAAAAAATGGAAAAGATTTGTGCTTTATGGTTTGGTTGTAAGGTCTTATGTCTAATATCATTTGTTCTGTAGCATATGACTAGCCTAAATTGTCATGCTCTCTGAAGGTAATTTTAGCTTCTTTCAGATGCTTTTCCTTGAGAAGGCGTAAACTTGTTCAGCGGTACTCTTATGGTTTGGTTGTAAAGTTTTGTGTTTATTTTGATTTGTTTGCATTAGGTGGCATCTTTAATTGAGTAGCATATGACTAGGCTAAATTGTCATGCTTCTGAAGTATAGGATTTGGGATAAGGTAGGAGATTAGCTAGAAAACTCTTAGTCGTCCATGGGTGCAAATTGCTGTCTGGCATTTTCAAGGATCGAGAGTGTTACCTAAGCAGGCTATAGACTTATTGGTGTTCAACATAATTTTTTATTGAATTATCCCTTATGTTTTACCAGACTTAAGGTACATTCTTAAATAGTCATGCTAACAGGAAACATCTTTAACTTTAAAACTTGACAAGATTAGCCCAAACCAAATGTCACTCAATGTATTGCTGGCTTGATTATATTTCCTGTCCTAATGTGAGTTTTAGTCGCATAATCCAGTGAGTTTGATCCAATTTCCTTTTGATTTGGATAACTTTTGATCCATGTGTGTTTTAATGTTCAGAAAGTCTAATATTTCTTGAGGCATGTTACAACCTTTTTAGCTACTTACTGATTACAGGTTAGTCTGTGTTAACTTGATAATAAAAATTTAACTCCAGCAAGTACATTTAATTTCTGTGGGTTAGAGATTTTGAGAAAGAATATCAGGTTGCGGGGAGGTCAGGGATGGGTAGTGGTTCATGCTCTCCTACTAGTTATGCGAACTGGATAATGCACCTCTTTTATCTGATTTCCTGCAATTATTCCTTAATCCTGTTCTGGGAGTTTTTTTAACGAGGTGCCTTTGGTTCCAGGTCCTAATCGTGCATTTGGTGATCTAATAGCGGCATCTGGAATCACAGATGAAATGCTAGACAGTTTGATTGCTTTGAGAGACCTGGATGACATTAAAGGGCTTCCTCCTTTAAGAGAAATCGAAGATATGCGTTATGAAAAGAATACTAGGAAATCAAGCAGAGCTGACATAGAGCGCCAAAAACAGGAGGAAGTAGCCAAGGCGCGAGTCAAACAAGTAGATGAAAAGGGAAGGGCTTATGGGACAGGAAGAAGGAAGTGTAGTATAGCCCGTGTTTGGGTTGAACCAGGTGCGGGTAAATTTACGGTGAATGACAAAGAGTTTGATGTATACTTCCCAATGCTTGATCACCGGGCTGTTCTCCTTCGACCTTTTACTGAAACTAAGACATTGGGCATGTGGGACGTGAGATGTACGGTAAAAGGAGGGGGTGTGTCAGGTAAGCAGCAGTAAGCATGCTAATGAGTTGCAATCATCGGTACCTTTTACCAATAATTTCTTTTTTCCCTCTGATCTGATACAGTAGCTGCCAATTTATCTGTAAGAACATGACATCTTTCTCATTCCCTTTAAGAATTTTGCTGCTTGTATGTCTTGCTGGGTGCATTCTGGAACAACAATCAAACAAGGAGATGTGATAGGAAGTTTTGGAAAATGCATAGTTTTGACAACTGCATTGAAACCACCTGTTTTTACGTGGGAGTTGGAGCCCATATTTTTTATTGGCATAAATTTCAGTATACTATTTAGGGAAAATTTAGGAAATTAAAAAGTACGCTCTGAACAGAAATATCTTCGACTATAGCACAAATTATGTTTAATGTTCTTTTTAGCATGTCGTTTCTAAGTCCTATCTTTCTAAAAGCTGCTTTGATATATATCCTGAGTTGCAATGGAATGGTTGGTTGGTtgttttacttttatttattgCTAGGATGGTTGAAAGTTGAAACCTTATACAGCACATCTCAAAAAATTTTTGTGTTTGGCCATAAGCTAAAagttagtttgggaagaagggaagcTCAGGGGAAGGAAGGGAAAGTAGAAGGGTAATAGTGGACTGGAgaagtaaaaataaatttatctTCCAACTTTTGTCTATGGAAGACGTGGGGTCAAGAATTGTTACTTTTTAATGTGCTATATTTGTTTTCCTTTTCTCCTTTGTAAACCAAACAAGAGAGAAAAAAAATCTTTGCCataaaaaaagaaatgaaaaaatgaCAAGACAGAGAATCTTGGGTCTCTGatcctttctctttctctttcttccCTTCTTTCCAATGACGATTTATTTTTTAGACTGGTTCTCTCAATAGGCTTAAGGAGACGTGATACTTGTTTGCATTAAAGAAGTGTATGACTACATTTAGGTGGACCAGATTGAAGAAGGGAGAGAAAGGTTTTGTTTTGGTGTTGGATTTAGAGGGAATTGGAATAGGATTTTGCCTCATATATTCGTGAGGAAGTGATCTTCTCCATATTGATAAGGCTTTTTGGTATGTTATCTCCAAAAAAACAAAGGTAAAGCTATTTGATACCATAAAAAGTGCTATTGTTACTTTTTATATTGAACCTCCATTTATGATGATGAGAAAAAGTTTAAAACAAAGTAATTGTGGCACTTTTATTTCTATCAAAAATTGAGGGACCAACAATGGAGCATTAATGCGTCAATCCTTAACTCGATGAGCTTAATCAATTCAGATCATAGTCAGTGACCTGAATTCCTCAATTCTTTCTGCTGAAGAGCTGTCCCTTGACTTAATCCTTCCCAATTTGCTCTTCCTTTGCTGAGTTCTTTAAGATAGACCGTGAATGTGTTCGTTTATTCTTTAATCTCTCTCTATGCCAAGTGAAGTGCTTATCAGATACCATTCTTTGGTAGTCCTAGTTCGTGTAATTGTGTTATACTTCTAGTATAAACTATAAAGATAGTGTGTTGACTATGGGTTTGCTGCACTTCTTTGTCTTTGCATTGAAACCTGCATAATGTATCTGGTGAATTCTGTCTGTCAATATTAAATTACATAAGCTTTGTTTTCACTAGTCAAGCTTTACATTCTAAACTCATACTGTTTCCTTGTGATGTAAAATTGTAATGGATCTTAGTAATCAAGCTGTCTAGTAACTTTTTTTGAGTATTTTATTGTCAGTAAATGCCTAGTTTATAGGTATATGAAAACTTCACAGATAGGTTTTCCTTTCTAGTTTCTAGAGACTCCATTCAGTCATCTACACAAGAGGGGGTATCGTGTGCCCTCCTTTAAGCTGTTGAAAGACTTGATTGTATTAAGTATTACGAAGACTTCTAGTTTTGCGGATGCTGATTATCGCTTGCTCTCATATTGATCAAATATATTTCAGAGAGAAGTTTAGCAGGAACCACAAGTTGATCTTCTGCATTCTGTGATTGGGTTTAAGTCTATCTTTGCCTTTGTGATTTTACCATGCTCCCTCCTCCGTCagtccaaaaagaaaaaaagaaaataacggggaggggggaggggaagaaaaagggaaaaaagaacTGGATTACTATATATTTCCAGTGTTAGGTAGGGGCTGGTGCTTTTTTTCTTCTCTCCATGTGTGTGAAGTGGTGTTCCTTATTTTATCATTCAGTTGATGTATTTTAAGCCCTCAGCTAGTTGTCTTAAATTGCTCTACACGTGGTTTTGGATAACTAATATGCTCAAATCAGGACAAGTTGGTGCGATTCAGCTAGGCATCAGCAGGGCATTGCAGAGTTGGGACCCAGAGTTGCGGCCTCCCCTCAGAGAAGGTAATACTTGCTGCTGCATGGAGTATCTCAGCTAAATATTTTTTGTAGGGCTCTTGTCTTGTCAACCCTATGACTATTTCTTTCTTGTCATGTTTAGTTTGGAAGATGTAAAGGTTGGTTTTATGTTGTAACGCCACTTAGTTGTAATTGAGCTCACACTTATATTGCATCACGAGCCTATGTGAATTGGGTTTTTATGAACGGAGCTGCTTATCCTTGTCTTTGCAGGTGGCTACTTGACAAGAGACTCGAGAGTTGTGGAGAGGAAAAAGCCTGGTAAAGCAAAAGCAAGAAAGAGCTTCCAATGGGTCAAGCGTTGAACTGTTATGGTGCTAACACTAGGATGTCAAAGGATTTGGtatcaatcacacaattttctaTTTGGAGCCATTGTTTACTTATGGCACTGAGTATACAAAATTTGTCCCCCAGAATATTCTGAGTTTTAGGATGCTTTGTCTATTTTTGATGTTAGAGAGTTGCTTTCTCACACACATTTGTAACATAATTAGCTTGATATAACTATATTTTGTATCCAAGAGGAAGAGGATAGATAAGCAATGTTTTTGAGAGTTTTAATAATGCAGATTGCCTTTGAAGTGCTCCAAATCGTGCTAACTATCCTCTTGAGCTACCCTTCTGCTGCAAAAATGAGCTTTTATGCGGCCGATCTTGAGGTTTTGAATCTCTAGTCGACCAAGCTAGCTTGAGATTGAGGCGTTGTTCGTGTAgttataatataattataaacCCACGACCCGCGTACACCTGTTGAGGATAGTCTCATTTTGTTTTCCTATCATGAGAACTTCTATCAATATcgtttctctttttattttttaacttagTGGGTGAATTTTAATAATAGTCATGGTAATGAGAAATCCCACTTGTTGGCCTGTTGGATTGGTCAAAAGAAACAGATAAGTTGAATTACATTTTCGGTTGGGAATGTCAGGGAATCAGCCTAAGAAAGGTATTTGTTTGGTCTATTGGCAGAATGCTATCTCCAATTTCCTCTAACGTTTGATAGAGACATAGGTTCCCTCCCACTGATCCTCATCCTCCTTCCAATTAAGTCTATTCTAAGGTCTCCGGCTTTCGGAGGAGGGGAGGTAGAGGAATTGATCGACCAACTTGAGCATATTCATAATATAGTTAATACCCTAAAACTCTCTTAAACTATCATATTTTTGTCAGTTTTTTATTTAAACTATTATGTGTCCCTAAAACCCCCCAGAATTATATTGCCATTCATATTAAAAACCCCTCATTGCTGATCTGTGTAAATACTCGCTTGAGATTGCGTGACAGCTGAAAAAACCCATCAAAATGGCCTACCTGACAAAAAATAATGGCTAATTAGCTTAACCctctttcaaatttatttttttaaataaatattctCCTTATTTCAGTTAAATGCATCTTTCTTcctcattgttttcaccattctTCCTTATTTTTTCACCTTTCTTCTTTATATTTCACCTTCTTCATTTTTTAACCCTTTTTCTTCAGTTCTCCATACGAGTTTCCTCTAAAAAAATTTCTCCCTCTTTTATTTCCTCTGAAATGATTTattctctttcttgttttagtttTTTCTCATGTCTTACACATATTGTTAAAAGAATACCAATTTAGATCTTCTTATTAAACTCAACACCTTATAGAGAATAAAATTGAATCTCTTGAACCTTCTTTATGTAATATGGAATTAAAGAATGTAATTGATGgccaattaattttttatttgcgAAATTTTATTTTGTGTAATCTTTTTTAAGTAATATAATATGACTTTTAAGAAATGCAACACTATatgcctttatttatatttttactgtGCTACAAAGTGAATATAAATAAGGACTTATCAATTGGAGTCTAGCATAAAGCACAATCGCAATTAAACCTAAAATTAATACAGTACATTAGATATTATTTTGGCCAAAACTCCTAGAATTAATCAATCATTCGAGAGTAATATATCATGAGTAAACTATATAAAAAACTTTGTACAAACCATAAGTTATATAGTTAGACTGACGTACCTTTAAAAGTCCAACATGAGATTTTAATATATAGAAAAATATAGCTCAGAGGGATTTTGGGGACACCGGATAGTTTAAATAAGTAAGTGACAAAAAAGTGACAGTTTAGGCGGGTTTTAGGCGGAGTTAAATAGCCACGTGTAGTGTTACATGGCATGTTGTTTAGACAATTAGGTGCGAGTACTGGACGCACCTCTAAGAATGCAATGCGGGGCTTTAATATGAAGGGTAATATAGTTCAGGGTTTTTtgatgacaccaaataatttaaataagaaaCTAACAAAAATATAATAGTTTAAGGGGATTTTAGGGTATTAACTCTTCGTAATATGCTTTCATTATCTGAAATGAACATCCAAGAGCTCGCTTTCTTCGGTGTCTCAATCTGTCATTTGATCAAATAACAAAGGTACTTGGGTCTAGCGAAGGGGAAGTTTATTGTATATAACCGGTAAATTATATATCAAATTGTAGTTAAGTTAAATTTTTTTGATTGGAGGTAAAGAAATTTCTAATATAATATAACTAGGTAAATATCTAAGTTTTGGCAAGAGAGAACTGTTTATTACACAACCTTACCTATCCTAAGTATACGAGAAGAAGATAAAAGAACTACCAATTGATATCACGCACTGTTGTCATAGTTGGaattaagggtggcaagtgggccggttcgGGCCCGGGACCGTTGGCCAAATGGGTCAGGACCGGTATTCGTGGGCCTGGTCCGGACTTTTGGGCCGATTCGAGATTTGGaaggccaaacggtcccaacggctacaattttaaaaaaaaattgaaaagtttaaaaaacAGTCGTTgggggctgtcaaaaatagtcgttggctatttataaaatagccttTTAACTCCCCCAACTTTATTTTAACCctaaatattttataattacactttttccctattttcaactataatactccctcattctttcatttttcttataaaatcatcaatctatcacaatctctctctaattttcttctataattgctactattacttactttattgttacaatttgtgaaaaaattgtgaagttggtgaattaaagtcttcaacgataatcaattttcaacaagttgttcgtcaaattcggtaaactcgttccaactcttaagttttaatattatatttttgtttgttttatttattttctattacttgattaattaagatggcttccttaaaaaatttttttaataaaaataagggaaaatccaagagtggcgaatctagtgctcaatctgttcctcctccactgccccgggctccccgaaccaaactccaTATCCGTCATACACTtgttattcttgatagcgataatagtttattacaatttattgagagtcaattttgccataatattagagaTGAtaaacaattagaccatgaattaatgaatgctctttattctaatccaactattgatgaaaatgatgatgaggaaatagattttgatgaaactaatCGGATGATGATACACTCACTAGTCCTGCTCttgatgttaacccaactagtgataaccctgctaatccaaatgatgacATCTAAtactcctgttactacccctactttttctGGACAACCTATCAAACGGAAGGAAACATCTcatgtttggccattttttactcaactgaTTCCAGAAAATAAgactaagtgtaaaacttgtggcacagagttagcttttaaatattttggattgcGGATGGGGGGAGACGgaaactttggctagacacatattgAAACACCCTCAAGATATAGTGAGATATATTCgcctgaaagctttggccgagggaaaAAGTatacctactcctagtcaggctgaccctagtaccggttcaaatcaatttcaaccggaaaTTAACACTATtgccggtggtattttatattatgatccaaagaAAGAttgggaagaattggcaaaaatggtaactgttatgtgcttaccctatagttttccttctgaccctaactttgtgcattacattagaaattattttaatcctacttataaagattTTTCTCGCACAACcataaagagcgatatttataaatataaacatgaatatgaacaatatttgtgctatttatttactcatataaattgtcgtgttgctattacaactgatattggtagaactGGTAACGATTGTGATTACCTTaatgttaccagtcattggattgatgaggattggataatgcaaaagtgcattattgcttatagaataattaattcacgtcacacatggcagtttattgctagcacagttacgaatatttgtagatatttttgcattagtgataaaataatgtcaatttcagtggataatgctactagtaacacaaatgctatagccttgcttaccaatacgctaaatcctacatttagtgacatttttcatgttagatgtatttgtcatatttaccatttaattgtgggtgatggtatgagaattttaaatattgaaattgaaaaggttaaaatggctcttaactagcttttttattcaaaccgtagaagtagacttagagaatattttaaaagatgcgatgaatttgacctaagagaaagaaaggttcctaaaccttgtccaactagatggaattacatgtaagagatgatgatgagcacctt
Encoded proteins:
- the LOC104112406 gene encoding small ribosomal subunit protein uS9m — protein: MLSRFISKSSHLRLLTLLPSKTHFLNPKPISPIPSFPIPKPYFFPNNSHFFSTGNNNNGKDSEPSSSDLWKLSSETDQSLFNEDIESVEGIETQVLDDGSWAKQEQEESGDVFKENKGVGGSGEDEIWATAEGYNKAWTFDVEGEGEKVFEVGEEEVKVETEMKGFEEEGKVENAEEKKLLELEEKALTEVLKGPNRAFGDLIAASGITDEMLDSLIALRDLDDIKGLPPLREIEDMRYEKNTRKSSRADIERQKQEEVAKARVKQVDEKGRAYGTGRRKCSIARVWVEPGAGKFTVNDKEFDVYFPMLDHRAVLLRPFTETKTLGMWDVRCTVKGGGVSGQVGAIQLGISRALQSWDPELRPPLREGGYLTRDSRVVERKKPGKAKARKSFQWVKR